One Williamsia phyllosphaerae DNA segment encodes these proteins:
- the sucB gene encoding 2-oxoglutarate dehydrogenase, E2 component, dihydrolipoamide succinyltransferase, with amino-acid sequence MAFSVQMPALGESVTEGTVTRWLKQEGDTVEEDEPLLEVSTDKVDTEIPAPKSGVLTKIIAQEDDVVEVGGDLGEIGDEGESPDSSDSESSDDDSSDSDDSGSDDDEAGGTEPSDLDDADDSDDDGPEPSADADEPAKKPTAGADDSGSAEGTDVTMPELGESVTEGTVTNWLKAVGDEVAEDEPLLEVSTDKVDTEIPSPVAGTLLEIVAEEDDVVEVGGRLAVIGSADAKPKAEKKPEPEPEPESEPEPQAEAEKVAEPEPEPEPEPEKRERISEPEEQEKSEPAPEPKEQETRKPAAEKSSDSDSDSSTSSTPYVTPLVRKLAGENDVDLDSVKGTGVGGRIRKQDVLAAAEAAKAPAQEKSEPAQAPAASAPAETKSAPKGVRPELAELRGTTQKVNRIRLITAKKTRESLQTSAQLTQVFEVDLTRVVALRASAKASFKSSEGVNLTYLPIIAKATVEALKAHPNVNASIDEDAKEITYHGSVNLGIAVDTEQGLLSPVIHNADDLSIAGLARAIADIAKRARENKLKPDELAGGTFTITNIGSQGALFDTPILVPPQAAMLGTGAIVKRPTVITAEDGSESIAVRSMSFLPLTYDHRLIDGADAGRFLTTVKHRLEEAAFAADLGL; translated from the coding sequence ATGGCGTTCTCCGTCCAAATGCCCGCTCTGGGTGAAAGTGTCACCGAGGGAACCGTTACCCGGTGGCTCAAGCAGGAGGGAGACACGGTCGAGGAGGACGAGCCCTTGCTCGAAGTGTCGACCGACAAGGTCGACACCGAGATCCCCGCACCGAAGTCGGGTGTCCTCACCAAGATCATCGCCCAGGAAGACGATGTCGTGGAGGTCGGAGGCGACCTCGGCGAGATCGGCGACGAGGGCGAATCCCCCGACTCCTCGGACTCCGAGTCCTCCGACGACGACTCGTCGGACTCCGACGACAGCGGGTCCGATGACGACGAGGCCGGCGGCACCGAGCCGAGCGATCTCGATGACGCCGACGACTCCGACGACGACGGCCCCGAGCCGTCCGCGGATGCCGACGAGCCCGCGAAGAAGCCCACCGCAGGAGCCGACGACAGCGGTTCCGCCGAGGGCACCGACGTGACGATGCCCGAGCTGGGCGAGTCCGTCACCGAGGGCACCGTGACCAACTGGCTCAAGGCCGTCGGCGACGAGGTCGCCGAGGACGAGCCGCTGCTCGAGGTCTCCACCGACAAGGTCGACACCGAGATCCCGTCCCCCGTCGCGGGCACGTTGCTCGAGATCGTGGCCGAGGAGGACGACGTCGTCGAGGTCGGTGGCCGCCTCGCGGTCATCGGATCCGCCGACGCGAAGCCGAAGGCCGAGAAGAAGCCCGAGCCCGAGCCGGAACCCGAATCGGAGCCCGAGCCGCAGGCCGAGGCCGAGAAGGTCGCCGAGCCGGAGCCCGAGCCCGAGCCGGAACCCGAGAAGCGCGAGCGCATCTCCGAGCCCGAGGAGCAGGAGAAGTCCGAGCCCGCACCGGAGCCCAAGGAGCAGGAGACCCGTAAGCCTGCCGCCGAGAAGTCGTCGGACTCCGATTCGGATTCCTCGACCTCCTCCACGCCTTACGTGACCCCGCTGGTGCGCAAGCTCGCCGGCGAGAACGACGTCGATCTCGACTCGGTCAAGGGCACCGGTGTCGGTGGACGCATCCGCAAGCAGGACGTGTTGGCCGCAGCGGAGGCCGCCAAGGCCCCGGCGCAGGAGAAGAGCGAGCCCGCCCAGGCACCCGCGGCGTCGGCCCCGGCCGAGACCAAGTCGGCCCCCAAGGGCGTCCGGCCGGAGCTCGCCGAGCTGCGCGGTACGACCCAGAAGGTCAACCGCATCCGCCTGATCACGGCCAAGAAGACCCGCGAGTCCCTGCAGACCAGCGCCCAGCTGACGCAGGTGTTCGAGGTCGACCTCACCCGTGTGGTCGCGCTCCGCGCATCGGCCAAGGCGTCGTTCAAGTCGTCGGAGGGTGTCAACCTCACCTACCTGCCGATCATCGCCAAGGCGACCGTCGAGGCGCTCAAGGCGCACCCGAACGTCAACGCCAGCATCGACGAGGACGCCAAGGAGATCACGTACCACGGGTCGGTGAACCTCGGGATCGCCGTCGACACCGAGCAGGGTCTGCTCTCGCCGGTGATCCACAACGCCGACGACCTGTCGATCGCCGGGCTGGCACGCGCCATCGCCGACATCGCCAAGCGGGCGCGGGAGAACAAGCTCAAGCCCGACGAGCTCGCGGGCGGCACGTTCACGATCACCAACATCGGGAGCCAGGGTGCGCTGTTCGACACCCCGATCCTCGTCCCGCCGCAGGCGGCGATGTTGGGTACCGGCGCCATCGTCAAGCGCCCGACCGTGATCACCGCCGAGGACGGTTCGGAGTCGATCGCCGTACGATCGATGTCGTTCCTGCCGCTGACCTACGATCACCGTCTCATCGACGGCGCGGACGCCGGACGGTTCCTGACGACGGTCAAGCATCGTCTCGAGGAAGCGGCCTTCGCGGCAGATCTGGGCCTCTAG
- a CDS encoding leucyl aminopeptidase, with amino-acid sequence MSTAPDRQLGPDLTIATSISEAAADVLVIGLVAGSDDAATDASPVPVVGDGLIDDAVVAEISASLAAVGASSGAGDVARVVAPAGLGVASVLAVGLGSASALQTPDSVRRAAGVAARALTGVGTVVTTLSTVDLGAAAEGFYLGAYRFEEFRSDKTRSITAPLGAVALLTGPSVREGEAELDRSRAIASAVAVARDFVNTPPSHLYPEEFAARAEALGKTNGLKVEILDDKALIKQGYGGIVGVGKGSSRLPRLVRLSYSSGTKGAKKVALVGKGVTFDTGGISIKPAAGMENMTSDMGGAAAVIATVVLAAQLGVGVDVTATVPMAENMPSSTAQRPGDVLTQYGGITVEVINTDAEGRLILADAIVRACADSPDYLIDTATLTGAQMVALGTRTPGVMGTDDFRDRVAAVSRRIGENGWAMPFPEELGADLKSRVADLANVTNHRWGGMLSAGIFLREFVTDGVQWAHIDVAGPAFNTGGPWGYTPKGGTGVPVRTMIGVIEDIAALG; translated from the coding sequence ATGAGCACCGCCCCGGATCGACAGCTCGGCCCCGACCTGACCATCGCGACCTCGATCTCCGAGGCCGCCGCCGACGTCCTCGTGATCGGCCTCGTCGCCGGCTCCGACGATGCCGCGACCGACGCGTCGCCGGTACCCGTCGTCGGCGACGGGCTGATCGACGATGCGGTCGTCGCCGAGATCTCCGCGTCGTTGGCGGCGGTCGGGGCGTCCTCCGGTGCGGGCGACGTCGCGCGGGTGGTCGCACCGGCCGGGCTCGGCGTGGCCAGCGTCCTGGCGGTCGGTCTGGGAAGCGCATCCGCCCTGCAGACGCCGGACTCCGTACGACGTGCCGCGGGTGTGGCCGCTCGGGCACTGACCGGCGTGGGCACCGTCGTGACGACACTGTCGACGGTCGATCTGGGTGCCGCCGCGGAGGGCTTCTACCTCGGCGCCTACCGGTTCGAGGAGTTCCGCTCGGACAAGACCCGGTCGATCACGGCCCCGCTGGGCGCGGTTGCCCTGCTGACCGGGCCCTCGGTGCGCGAGGGTGAGGCCGAGCTGGACCGCTCGCGCGCGATCGCCTCCGCGGTCGCCGTCGCCCGCGACTTCGTCAACACCCCGCCGAGCCACCTCTACCCCGAGGAGTTCGCCGCCCGCGCCGAGGCGCTCGGCAAGACGAACGGACTGAAGGTCGAGATCCTCGACGACAAGGCCCTGATCAAGCAGGGCTACGGCGGCATCGTCGGGGTCGGCAAGGGCAGCTCCCGGCTGCCGCGCCTCGTCCGGCTGAGCTACTCGAGCGGGACGAAGGGCGCGAAGAAGGTCGCCCTCGTCGGCAAGGGCGTCACCTTCGACACCGGCGGCATCTCGATCAAGCCCGCCGCGGGCATGGAGAACATGACCTCCGACATGGGCGGCGCGGCCGCCGTCATCGCCACCGTCGTGCTCGCCGCCCAGCTCGGGGTCGGGGTGGACGTCACCGCGACCGTCCCGATGGCGGAGAACATGCCGTCCTCGACCGCACAGCGGCCCGGCGACGTGCTCACCCAGTACGGCGGCATCACCGTCGAGGTGATCAACACCGACGCCGAGGGACGGTTGATCCTGGCCGACGCCATCGTCCGCGCGTGCGCCGATTCACCGGACTACCTCATCGACACCGCGACGCTGACCGGCGCGCAGATGGTGGCCCTGGGTACCCGCACCCCCGGCGTCATGGGTACCGACGACTTCCGCGATCGCGTGGCCGCCGTCTCGCGTCGCATCGGCGAGAACGGCTGGGCGATGCCCTTCCCCGAGGAACTCGGAGCCGACCTCAAGTCCCGGGTCGCCGACCTCGCCAACGTCACCAACCATCGATGGGGCGGCATGCTCTCGGCCGGGATCTTCCTGCGCGAGTTCGTCACCGACGGGGTCCAGTGGGCGCACATCGACGTCGCCGGGCCGGCCTTCAACACCGGTGGCCCCTGGGGGTACACGCCCAAGGGCGGTACGGGGGTGCCGGTTCGCACGATGATCGGTGTCATCGAGGACATCGCCGCTCTCGGCTGA
- the gcvT gene encoding glycine cleavage system aminomethyltransferase GcvT, whose translation MSAETLLGPINDTHERIGASFADFGGWSMPVSYSGTVAEHTAVRERVGIFDVSHLGKASVTGPGAADFVNRCLTNDLAKIEPGRAQYTLCATETGGVVDDLIAYWVSDDEVFLVPNAANTAAVVAALAEAAPPEISVVDRHRDYGVLAVQGPQASDVLTAVGLPTEMGYMSFVDADLTIGGRARPIRVCRTGYTGERGFELLPLWDDTADVFEVVLAAVTEAGGLPAGLGARDTLRTEMGYPLHGHELSTEISPLQARCGWAVGWKKPEFFGRSALVAEKEAGPTRRLRGLRAIGRGVPRADCEVRTADGTVVGLCTSGTFSPTLKEGIALALVDIAPGLADGDHVIVDVRGRGLECELVAPPFVQTSTS comes from the coding sequence ATGAGCGCCGAAACCCTGCTGGGACCGATCAACGACACCCACGAGCGGATCGGTGCGAGCTTCGCCGATTTCGGCGGATGGTCGATGCCGGTGTCGTATTCGGGAACCGTCGCAGAACACACCGCCGTCCGTGAGCGCGTCGGCATCTTCGACGTCAGTCACCTGGGGAAGGCGTCGGTGACCGGTCCGGGTGCCGCGGATTTCGTGAACCGCTGCCTCACCAACGATCTCGCGAAGATCGAGCCGGGCCGCGCGCAGTACACGCTGTGCGCCACCGAGACCGGCGGTGTCGTGGACGACCTCATCGCCTACTGGGTGTCCGACGACGAGGTGTTCCTGGTGCCCAACGCGGCCAACACCGCCGCGGTCGTGGCCGCACTCGCCGAGGCGGCCCCGCCGGAGATCAGCGTCGTCGACCGGCACCGCGACTACGGAGTGCTCGCCGTGCAGGGGCCGCAGGCGTCGGACGTGCTGACCGCGGTGGGTCTGCCGACCGAGATGGGGTACATGTCCTTCGTCGACGCGGACTTGACCATCGGCGGGCGTGCCCGGCCGATCCGGGTGTGCCGCACCGGATACACCGGCGAACGTGGATTCGAACTGCTGCCGCTCTGGGACGACACCGCCGACGTGTTCGAGGTCGTGTTGGCCGCGGTGACCGAGGCCGGGGGGCTGCCCGCCGGCCTGGGCGCCCGCGACACCCTGCGCACCGAGATGGGTTACCCGCTGCACGGACACGAGTTGTCCACCGAGATCAGCCCGCTGCAGGCGCGGTGCGGCTGGGCCGTCGGGTGGAAGAAGCCCGAGTTCTTCGGTCGCTCGGCCCTCGTGGCCGAGAAGGAGGCCGGTCCGACGCGCCGCCTGCGTGGCCTCCGTGCGATCGGACGCGGCGTCCCCCGTGCGGACTGCGAGGTCCGTACCGCGGACGGCACGGTGGTGGGCCTGTGCACCTCGGGGACGTTCTCGCCGACCCTCAAGGAGGGCATCGCGTTGGCGCTCGTCGACATCGCCCCGGGGCTCGCCGACGGTGATCACGTGATCGTCGACGTGCGGGGCCGCGGTCTCGAATGTGAGCTGGTGGCACCGCCGTTCGTGCAGACGTCCACCAGCTGA
- a CDS encoding branched-chain amino acid aminotransferase: protein MTVEFTRTEHPNPASGSRRSEILSAPGFGNYFTDHMVSIDWDTDRGWHDAAVVPYGPISLDPSAMVLHYAQEIFEGLKAYRQSDGTIASFRPDANARRLNNSARRLAMPELPEDVFLGSLRALLAADHDWVPAAGGEDSLYVRPFMFATEAALGVRPSNSYRYLVIASPAGAYFPGGVKPVSVWLSSEYVRAAPGGIGDAKTGGNYAASLLAQAQAAEHGCEQVVWLDAVERRFIEEMGGMNLFFVLGSGADARLVTPELSGSLLPGVTRDSLLALSVDAGIAVEERKVSSEELRKGVASGDITEVFACGTAAVITPVGRVKGDSDDYQIGDGKPGEVTTALRDTLTGIQRGTFADTHGWMTELHRP, encoded by the coding sequence ATGACCGTGGAGTTCACCCGGACCGAGCACCCGAACCCGGCGTCGGGATCGCGACGTTCCGAGATCCTGTCCGCACCGGGTTTCGGCAACTACTTCACCGACCACATGGTGAGCATCGACTGGGATACCGACCGTGGCTGGCATGACGCCGCGGTCGTGCCCTATGGCCCGATCTCGCTGGATCCGTCGGCGATGGTCCTGCACTACGCGCAGGAGATCTTCGAAGGACTCAAGGCGTACCGGCAGTCCGACGGCACCATCGCGTCGTTCCGTCCCGACGCCAACGCCCGTCGGCTGAACAACTCCGCGCGCCGACTAGCGATGCCCGAACTGCCCGAGGACGTCTTCCTCGGTTCGTTGCGCGCGCTGCTCGCCGCAGACCACGACTGGGTTCCGGCCGCGGGCGGCGAGGACTCGCTCTACGTCCGGCCGTTCATGTTCGCCACCGAGGCCGCGCTCGGCGTGCGCCCGTCCAACAGCTACCGCTACCTCGTCATCGCCTCGCCGGCCGGCGCCTATTTCCCGGGCGGGGTCAAGCCGGTCAGCGTCTGGTTGTCCTCGGAGTACGTCCGCGCCGCCCCCGGCGGGATCGGAGACGCGAAGACCGGTGGAAACTACGCCGCGTCGCTGCTCGCCCAGGCGCAGGCCGCCGAGCACGGTTGCGAACAGGTGGTCTGGCTCGACGCCGTCGAGCGCCGCTTCATCGAGGAGATGGGCGGGATGAACCTGTTCTTCGTCCTCGGTTCCGGGGCCGACGCACGGCTGGTGACCCCGGAGTTGTCCGGGTCATTGCTGCCCGGCGTCACCCGCGACTCGCTGTTGGCGCTGTCGGTCGACGCCGGGATCGCCGTGGAGGAGCGCAAGGTGAGCAGCGAGGAGCTGCGCAAGGGCGTGGCCTCCGGCGACATCACCGAGGTCTTCGCCTGCGGCACCGCCGCGGTGATCACGCCGGTCGGGCGCGTGAAGGGTGACTCCGACGACTATCAGATCGGCGACGGCAAGCCCGGCGAGGTGACCACCGCGCTGCGCGACACCCTCACCGGCATCCAGCGCGGCACCTTCGCCGACACCCACGGCTGGATGACCGAGCTGCACCGCCCCTGA
- the cobS gene encoding adenosylcobinamide-GDP ribazoletransferase: protein MPLTRSVQGTHLAVSWLTVLPVPQPRGEIDRPAAARAIAATPVVGVLLGAVAAGLAAALSLSQLPSIVVGALVVATLGLLTRGMHVDGLADTVDGLGCYGPPERAREVMHSGGVGPFGAAALVVVLLVQAAGLGALAGSHEWSALVGAVALGRLAVLVACRRGLVAATGGFGALVADSQRVSIVVWTVLALVGAAFVDIDVWWRGVTTVGVVLAVAWVVSAHCARRFGGVNGDVLGAVLELGTTVAVVGFLI, encoded by the coding sequence GTGCCGCTGACGCGATCGGTCCAGGGCACCCATCTGGCCGTGTCGTGGCTGACCGTCCTACCGGTGCCGCAACCACGCGGGGAGATCGACCGGCCCGCCGCCGCGCGGGCGATCGCCGCCACCCCGGTGGTCGGCGTCCTTCTCGGCGCGGTCGCGGCCGGACTCGCCGCGGCCCTGTCCCTGTCGCAGCTGCCGTCGATCGTCGTCGGCGCACTGGTGGTTGCGACGCTGGGTCTGTTGACGCGCGGGATGCACGTCGACGGTCTGGCCGACACCGTCGACGGGTTGGGCTGCTACGGCCCACCCGAACGGGCTCGGGAGGTCATGCACAGCGGCGGGGTCGGACCGTTCGGGGCGGCCGCACTGGTGGTCGTGCTGCTGGTGCAGGCCGCCGGGCTCGGCGCGTTGGCCGGGTCACACGAGTGGTCGGCGCTCGTGGGCGCGGTGGCCCTGGGCCGTCTCGCCGTACTGGTCGCGTGCCGACGCGGACTCGTCGCGGCGACAGGCGGTTTCGGCGCGCTCGTGGCCGACAGTCAGCGTGTGTCGATCGTTGTCTGGACGGTCCTCGCGCTCGTCGGCGCGGCGTTCGTCGACATCGACGTGTGGTGGCGCGGGGTGACCACGGTCGGTGTGGTCCTGGCGGTCGCATGGGTGGTGTCCGCGCACTGCGCCCGCAGGTTCGGCGGCGTCAACGGAGATGTTCTCGGTGCGGTGCTCGAACTCGGGACGACCGTCGCCGTCGTCGGTTTCCTGATCTAG
- the cobT gene encoding nicotinate-nucleotide--dimethylbenzimidazole phosphoribosyltransferase translates to MRTLILGGVHSGKSAYAEELIAAATGAGSARYLATAVTPATGDPEWTARIDGHRRRRPDNWTTVETGDLAEALRTDSTTPSLIDDLGNWVSSHLDSVGGWDDPTVDLSDRTTDFCAAISAFEGDLVLVSPEVGLSLVAPTPSGRRFQQELGSVNAAVAAVCDRVVLVVAGRPIDLADSDTVVTVTATPSAATATSPAAPVAAASVAAASVAAASVVAAPGAPTEPDTAEPVPSSPATIGDHHSAADEFDVIESPSRRVEAQARARQLQLTKPAGSLGRLEEIANWVASCQGACPPAPFRAPTVVVFAGDHGVAHAGVSAYPPEVTAQMVANISAGGAAINVLAERAGATVRVEDISVDADLDPSLSRFKVRRGSQDMRTTDALTAAEANAAVANGRAIADELVDSGVDLLIAGDLGIGNTTPAAALIGVLTDTEPVVVVGRGTGIDDDGWIRKTAAIRDGMRRGRAVSRSPIALLAAVAGADIAAMAGFLAQAALRRTPVILDGVVVTAAALVAEDLAPGASQWWLAGHRSDEPAHSIALRQLALEPVLEFSMRLGEGSGAVTALPIVQAAVATLASMATFADAGVSDADATAPAPV, encoded by the coding sequence ATGCGGACGTTGATACTGGGTGGGGTCCACTCAGGGAAGTCGGCGTATGCGGAGGAGTTGATCGCGGCCGCCACGGGCGCCGGGTCGGCCCGCTATCTCGCGACCGCCGTCACCCCCGCGACCGGCGATCCCGAGTGGACTGCTCGGATCGACGGGCATCGCCGCCGCCGACCCGACAACTGGACCACCGTGGAGACCGGGGACCTCGCCGAAGCCCTGCGCACCGACTCCACCACGCCGTCGCTGATCGACGACCTGGGCAACTGGGTGTCGTCCCACCTCGACAGCGTCGGCGGCTGGGATGACCCGACCGTCGACCTGAGTGACCGGACCACCGATTTCTGCGCCGCGATCTCCGCGTTCGAGGGTGATCTGGTGCTGGTGAGCCCCGAGGTGGGGTTGTCGTTGGTGGCCCCGACACCGTCGGGTCGCCGGTTCCAGCAGGAACTCGGCAGCGTCAACGCCGCGGTCGCCGCGGTCTGCGACCGCGTGGTGCTCGTGGTCGCGGGACGCCCCATCGACCTCGCCGACAGCGACACCGTCGTCACGGTCACGGCGACACCGTCGGCCGCGACGGCGACATCTCCTGCCGCACCCGTCGCAGCCGCGTCGGTCGCAGCCGCGTCCGTCGCCGCGGCGTCCGTTGTCGCCGCACCCGGGGCGCCGACCGAGCCCGACACCGCCGAACCCGTCCCGTCCTCGCCGGCCACCATCGGCGACCACCACAGTGCCGCCGACGAATTCGACGTGATCGAGTCGCCGTCGCGACGCGTCGAAGCCCAGGCGCGGGCCCGTCAGCTGCAGCTGACCAAACCGGCCGGATCGCTCGGTCGTCTCGAGGAGATCGCGAACTGGGTCGCGTCCTGTCAGGGTGCGTGTCCGCCGGCCCCGTTCCGGGCGCCGACCGTCGTCGTCTTCGCCGGCGATCACGGCGTCGCCCACGCAGGGGTCTCGGCCTACCCACCCGAGGTCACCGCGCAGATGGTGGCCAACATCAGCGCGGGCGGCGCGGCCATCAACGTGCTGGCCGAGCGCGCGGGCGCCACGGTGCGGGTCGAGGACATCTCCGTCGACGCCGACCTCGACCCGTCGCTGAGCCGGTTCAAGGTCCGCCGCGGATCACAGGACATGCGCACCACCGACGCACTCACCGCAGCCGAGGCCAACGCCGCGGTCGCCAACGGACGCGCCATCGCCGACGAACTCGTCGACTCGGGCGTCGACCTGCTGATCGCCGGTGACCTCGGGATCGGCAACACCACCCCGGCGGCGGCGCTGATCGGGGTGCTCACCGACACCGAGCCGGTCGTCGTCGTCGGACGCGGTACCGGCATCGACGACGACGGGTGGATCCGCAAGACGGCCGCGATCCGCGACGGGATGCGTCGCGGTCGCGCCGTGTCGCGCTCCCCCATCGCCCTGCTCGCGGCGGTGGCCGGGGCCGACATCGCCGCGATGGCGGGCTTCCTCGCCCAGGCGGCGCTGCGTCGCACCCCGGTGATCCTCGACGGGGTCGTGGTGACCGCCGCCGCGCTGGTCGCCGAGGATCTCGCGCCCGGAGCCTCGCAGTGGTGGCTGGCCGGACACCGTTCCGACGAACCCGCGCACTCGATCGCGTTGCGGCAGTTGGCACTCGAGCCGGTTCTGGAGTTCTCGATGCGACTCGGCGAGGGCAGCGGCGCAGTGACGGCCCTGCCGATCGTGCAGGCGGCGGTCGCGACCCTCGCCTCGATGGCGACGTTCGCCGACGCCGGCGTCTCCGATGCCGACGCCACCGCGCCCGCACCCGTCTGA
- a CDS encoding DUF3043 domain-containing protein — MKLPWKKDETSASAAGDTASADDGAGQSAAATVTTRKQTEGKGRPTPRRRDAEGRRRGPVAPAPQTRAEARARKKELGGAKLSKGERKQQSDSRRTARAEQRQKMMDGDEKYLMPRDKGPVRKFAREIVDSRRNFAGLFMPFAVLLIVIMFLPAIAVYATLLMLIFALFLIIDGVILGRIVNNRVRERFPDTPDGGFKLGWYSFSRSMQMRFMRAPRPQVKPGDAV, encoded by the coding sequence GTGAAGCTGCCCTGGAAGAAGGACGAGACGTCGGCGAGCGCTGCCGGCGACACCGCGAGCGCGGACGACGGGGCAGGTCAGAGCGCGGCCGCCACCGTCACCACGCGTAAGCAGACCGAGGGCAAGGGGCGACCGACCCCCCGACGGCGTGATGCCGAGGGCCGGCGTCGCGGACCTGTCGCACCCGCTCCGCAGACCCGTGCCGAGGCACGTGCCCGCAAGAAGGAACTCGGCGGAGCCAAGCTGAGCAAGGGCGAACGCAAGCAGCAGTCCGACAGTCGCCGGACCGCGCGCGCCGAGCAGCGCCAGAAGATGATGGACGGCGACGAGAAGTACCTGATGCCCCGCGACAAGGGCCCGGTGCGCAAGTTCGCCCGCGAGATCGTCGACTCCCGCCGCAACTTCGCAGGCCTGTTCATGCCGTTCGCCGTGCTGCTGATCGTGATCATGTTCCTGCCCGCCATCGCCGTCTACGCGACGCTGTTGATGCTGATCTTCGCGCTGTTCCTGATCATCGACGGCGTGATCCTCGGCCGGATCGTCAACAACCGTGTCCGCGAACGCTTCCCGGACACCCCGGACGGCGGGTTCAAGCTGGGGTGGTACTCCTTCAGCCGCTCGATGCAGATGCGCTTCATGCGTGCCCCCCGTCCCCAGGTCAAACCCGGCGACGCGGTCTGA
- a CDS encoding glycerate kinase family protein, translating to MRALIAPDSFGDTLTAVQAAEAIATGWARARPDDELVCAPLSDGGPGFVDVLATRLGRLITTTVPGPLGDPVDARWLIDDTGDAVTAYIECAQACGLHLVGPRSPRTAFAASTRGVGDLICAAVAAGASRIIVGLGGSASTDGGAGLVDALAGPGVSDPRTAVDRLAGVELVAASDVDNPLLGPAGAAAVFGPQKGADPDMVAVLEDRMTVWNDTLTALAGGDIAGEAGAGAAGGLGAALIALGARRVSGAAVIATAIGLGDLVVHADLLITGEGKFDHQTLQGKVVSAVATAARGDLPTVVFAGQVILTEAELVGAGIAQAHAIVDIADSVAHAMDDAGPLLARLAEQVGLAWKRE from the coding sequence ATGCGGGCTCTGATCGCTCCGGATTCCTTCGGTGACACCCTCACCGCGGTGCAGGCCGCCGAGGCCATCGCGACGGGGTGGGCACGTGCCCGACCCGACGACGAACTGGTGTGCGCGCCGCTCTCCGACGGCGGCCCCGGGTTCGTCGACGTGTTGGCGACCCGTCTCGGCCGACTGATCACCACGACCGTCCCCGGCCCGCTCGGTGACCCGGTGGACGCACGGTGGCTGATCGACGACACCGGCGACGCCGTCACCGCCTACATCGAGTGCGCCCAGGCCTGTGGACTCCATCTCGTCGGCCCGCGCTCACCCCGTACCGCGTTCGCCGCCTCGACCCGGGGGGTCGGCGATCTGATCTGCGCGGCCGTCGCCGCAGGCGCGTCGAGGATCATCGTCGGTCTCGGTGGGTCGGCGAGCACCGACGGCGGTGCCGGACTCGTCGACGCACTCGCCGGGCCCGGGGTGTCCGATCCGCGGACCGCGGTCGACCGGCTCGCCGGGGTCGAGCTCGTGGCCGCCTCCGACGTCGACAACCCGCTGCTGGGTCCGGCCGGTGCGGCCGCGGTGTTCGGGCCACAGAAGGGGGCCGACCCGGACATGGTCGCCGTGCTCGAGGACCGCATGACGGTGTGGAACGACACCTTGACCGCGCTGGCCGGTGGCGACATCGCCGGCGAGGCCGGGGCGGGCGCGGCCGGCGGTCTGGGTGCGGCCCTCATCGCGCTCGGTGCGCGGCGGGTGTCGGGGGCCGCGGTGATCGCCACCGCGATCGGCCTCGGTGATCTCGTCGTCCACGCCGACCTGCTGATCACCGGTGAGGGCAAGTTCGACCACCAGACGTTGCAGGGCAAGGTCGTCTCCGCGGTGGCGACCGCCGCCCGCGGCGACCTGCCGACCGTGGTGTTCGCGGGGCAGGTGATCCTGACCGAGGCCGAGCTGGTCGGGGCGGGGATCGCGCAGGCCCACGCGATCGTCGACATCGCCGACTCGGTGGCGCACGCGATGGACGATGCGGGGCCGCTGCTGGCCCGGCTCGCCGAGCAGGTCGGACTCGCCTGGAAGCGGGAATAG
- a CDS encoding HesB/IscA family protein, which produces MTVENQVEHAHTATEPATGGIVLTDAAASKAKALLDQEGRDDLSLRIAVQPGGCAGLRYQLFFDDRSLDGDVVSDFGGVKLAVDRMSSPYVQGAQIDFVDTIEKQGFTIDNPNATGSCACGDSFN; this is translated from the coding sequence ATGACCGTTGAGAACCAGGTTGAGCACGCTCACACCGCCACCGAGCCCGCGACCGGCGGCATCGTTCTGACCGACGCTGCCGCATCGAAGGCCAAGGCCCTGCTCGACCAGGAGGGTCGCGACGACCTGTCCCTGCGCATCGCCGTGCAGCCCGGTGGCTGTGCCGGTCTGCGCTACCAGCTCTTCTTCGACGACCGCAGCCTCGACGGCGACGTCGTGTCCGACTTCGGTGGCGTCAAGCTCGCCGTCGACCGCATGAGCTCCCCGTACGTCCAGGGCGCGCAGATCGACTTCGTCGACACGATCGAGAAGCAGGGCTTCACCATCGACAACCCGAACGCGACCGGCAGCTGCGCCTGCGGCGACTCGTTCAACTGA